The DNA window atcacatattctCCTTCATCCATTTAAAAGCGTATTCATTGACCAGCAACATGATTGCTCCTCCTGTCAATACAAAAAAACTGTGTTTAGATTCTGatttcaatttattaaatatgGTACTTAATTAATAGGAGCACACTTTCAAGAAAGATTAAgctataatgtacatgtatttttgttaaGATTTTAATGTTCCAGCCTCAACATATTATTTTGAACTATAAACGTCAGCCATTCCATTCATTTCTAgaagtattttctttttttcttttttttttttgggggggggtatCAACATGTAATATGGCAGAATCTCACTGATATTTATTGCATTAGTACAATACTTATCAATAATTGgtttacattttgtataaaaacataCCTGGGCCTAATCTCAGTACTTTTGGTAGCAGTCCTTTATACAAAGCTAAAAACCTGgaagaaatatataatgataGATGTAAGAACATCCATAAACCAACATGTATTGCTCTCAGTAAGTCAGACTGAGGTTAAAACTGCaggttaatgaaaaaatattcttccttccacattttttttaaggtgGTACGAGACACCTCCATGTTGTAACATACCGTATATCCagttttttttgcatgtcaaaaaatttgcgaaaatgggaaaaatgtgtagcatttttaatttgcgccAGTCATtatttgcgatttaaaaagtttcttatagaaaataatacagaGTATTATTTCTGCGTATTCAATAATTTGTGATTTAAAAGACATCGCgaaaaaagcgaaaattagatcatcgcgaAAATAATCTGATATACAgtattgtttattgaaataaacaataaaatgaagtgtaattatAAAAGTAGTTTCTTTCTAAgtattgtcacctaacagcatagcgcagtgggttagagggtttactacgaagctgtaagtcatgagttcgaatcccactggggtttttacattttttacctctccaaaaatttttaaaagctaaattttGGTTACATAttgaaaaatctgaaaattctaaaccggtgaaagtattgtcattttaatgtactttaattcacattaatattgacagatgtccAATACCACCTTAAAGAGAACACTACtttgtgaaattttaacacagtttaaagtaatgtgtTCACTTGACAAGTAAACATTGAAATGTGATGTCTATAAAATGTGATGTGTAAACTTGTAATAAAAGTAATCTAAGATCTACTATCTCACCCTTCTTCTTTGTAAACTGTTGCAATAGTTTTAAAACATGTCCTGTATTTGATCTCGCCAGGCACAGGTTGTGGCCCCTGAATTCTGCTTTTAGCCACATCAAATGGAATGTTGACACAGGATGCTATTGTTCCTGACACAAAGCCAATCAAAAGCTTTCTACCAATCTCCAGACTGTGGGTCTGTAGAAACAACACAGTATTTCAAAACATGAGTTTCATAGAGTTACAGCAGAATCATATGGATGTGTAGTGGATAAATTTTCATGGTACTCTCTACCCAAAACTCTAAAACCTAACTGAATTAAGAGGCACAGTCTAATTTAGATcatcataaaaagaaattcatgaaattgcaTTCccatgaaattgataaaaaataattggtacCCATGAATTTTGAAAACTCTGCAAATCTTTCCTATTTAGCAGTGCATTACCTCTGCCTGTGGAATTAAATCTCGGACATTGTGATAAAAGCCAAAGTAGATCATGTTAAAAACTCCATGACGACCTAGAGTGGATGTGAGGCCTTTGTTTAATCCGCGCCGTCCAAATCCGTCATTTCGAATTATCTCTCTTGCTGTTGCAATTGTGCTGCCTtgctgaaatataaatcaaagagtgctataataaaaatatatgactttaaattttaattgaataaataa is part of the Crassostrea angulata isolate pt1a10 chromosome 3, ASM2561291v2, whole genome shotgun sequence genome and encodes:
- the LOC128175931 gene encoding mitochondrial 2-oxodicarboxylate carrier-like, with product MAAVVEPSSGSRHSPMKLHFMQFAAGGCAGFVEVSLMHPLDLMKTRFQIQRGPDDPNRYTSLADCFKKMYRNEGALSFYKGILPPLMAETPKRAVKFFTFERYKDMLASIQIIPYSSILYLAGLCSGLTEAVIINPFEVVKVKLQADRHAFKEQGSTIATAREIIRNDGFGRRGLNKGLTSTLGRHGVFNMIYFGFYHNVRDLIPQAETHSLEIGRKLLIGFVSGTIASCVNIPFDVAKSRIQGPQPVPGEIKYRTCFKTIATVYKEEGFLALYKGLLPKVLRLGPGGAIMLLVNEYAFKWMKENM